The Punica granatum isolate Tunisia-2019 chromosome 4, ASM765513v2, whole genome shotgun sequence sequence GATCTTTATGCTGTATCTGTTCAATGGAGTAGTTTTTTAGACATGCCACTACCACAGCACGAGTTCTCATTAGATTTATATTGTAAAGGGATAATATAGTAGGTTGATTGCTTTTTGCTATGTTGAATTGCAGGTTCAACCTTTGAAGTGTTTCAATAATTTCGAGGCCATGTTAAAGAAGGACCGTTCCGATCTAAGCAGAAGCGGGTCATCTCGTTCTACCAACAGCATTTAGCACCACGTGTTTTTCATATACAAATATGTTTTCTCGACTTAGTGCAGAAGAATTGAATTGTTCGTATGTTAGTTTCTGAAGCTGTAAATTAAGATTCACTTTTAGGTCATTAACTTTATACGTAATTTGTAAACTCTTCGCTGAACGATTGGCTTATTTTGggaaaaagaataaagaacAAATCTCATTTGTCGCATTGGTGATATATGATTTGCTTTGTCAGTTGAGATGTTCCTTTTGTTGAaagcaaggaaaaaaaagccTGTTGACGAAGAAAATCAGAACGAGATGATAACCAAAATGTCACAGCGACACAGAACGAAAACTAGTTTGAATTGCTAGATACCGAGTTCCGATCTCGAATTTCTTTATACAGAATTCTCTAATCTTCTTCCACTGCCATCAAATGGGAGTCTCATTCGTAGCTCTGCTAGTTGTAGGATAGTCACAGGGTAAGTGTAGGATCGAGCATTTTTGCCAAACAACTTCTTCACTAAGACTTGGTATGCTGCTTCTGTCGGGTGGTAGGCGTCCCAGAACACGTACTGGTCCCTATTCTTGCAGGGTGTCAAGTGCGGTACACACGTGGAGAAACCGTGATTCTTCCCTATGCTGCAGCAGCCCTGATCTGTCGCATTGGTGATATATTAGcagagcattgatgagcttCTCTGTTGTTATAACTCGGGACAAGGTTGCAGATGCTCTCACATCTTGTGTTTGCTCTTGACAACAATTTCATCGACGACACCAAAATATCAAGGGCGTTTACAAAATTCAAGCACAAAAATATCAAGGGTGTTTACCATATGATGACGGGCGATCCAAGAGCTCCTGCATGTTGCTAAAGTCGTCCACATAGACGAACTTAGCATCAGAGTAGTCTTTGTTCAAGCGATCGACAAGGGACTTAAGCTTGGCATTGTATATTCGGATGGGCATATGAAACTCCTCCACGCACTGCGATTTTCCTCGAGGATAACGTGCCAGTACATGGGGCGTGCACCCGATCATCGTAACTCCCGTGAGTATCACTTTCCTTGCCCACACTCATACAATGTCTACCGGCCAGTCCCAACATACacaaagaacaagaaaaggaAGACGCAGTAAGTGCTGATTAGTTTATAATCCAAACTATCATCATTCATCCGATTTTGGACTTCCTAGTAGAAGTAACTTCCGTATTCTGTCAAGATCTTTGTGTACTGaaataactatatatacaCCGGAATCACTTAATTAAATGAAGCTGGATTATGTTCAGTCCAATGGAATCCTAAATTATACAGTGGTAATTGCAACACGGAACGGATTGGTTTATGGCTAGACAAGCTTATTCTGCAATAGCATGCTGTACAGAAATAAATACCGCACCCTTATCCTCTTGGCCATAGTTTCGACTAGAAGATTGGCAAACAATTCCGGGGTCATACTTGCAACTGCTGGAAAACTGCCAGGGTAAGTAGTAATTTCCGCGAAAGTCATTGTTTCCGAGATGGACGTGGTACAAGCACCTGCTGAGGCGAGACATGACCGATGCCTTGTTCCCTCCGAGGATCTTCACCAGCCTTGAGATGCTGTCCTTGTGCTGATTCACCTGGTCCTTGAACGTTGCTAAATTTCCCTGGCAAGTTCAAGGCATACGACATTATTTGTTCGGTAATGACATGAGGTTTAAGTTCGACAGCGTAGGAATGTCATAATTAATACGATGaattatgaataatttaaaGGATCTTCTCGAACGATACATAAATGATGTGATCCGATTTAAGCTTAATTATGGAAATGCACTATGGATAATAATTACCAGTCCCTTCGCGGTTTCCTCCAAAATTCCAACACCAGCTGATGCATAATTAATGAGTCCTCTTAGTATGCTTCATCGCTTGCATTTGCATAGGGATCAAGACGGAAGTCGAAGCCCAAGAACTCAACTGAGATGCACAAAAAGTCGTAGGTGGAATGTGATATCAATACTCTGCTAATTCATTCTATATCCAATACGACCTCGTTGTATTGGAGTCGAACGATGAGACGCCATTGGTAAGTAGCCAACTTCGAGTTACCATGAAAACCGTGCAGGAAAATGCTCGATTGTGTCGCTTGGGCACATCCTATGTGGTTTCCATTTGGGGTTTGAAGAATTCGTAATAGTAAGGAAAGTgaaaattacattattttttgggtCATCCAGTAGATTAAATATCGTTAGGATATACAATTTTTGATAGGCATATCTATCTATTGTTAAGTAAGGTGAATGAGGGATACAGAGTAAAACGAACCTATAAGATCGGCCATGCTCTTGCCATTAGTGAACCTTCCAGTTGGACCATCTGGGTAATCAATCCCGAATGGTGGGAAGTTCGCCTTGACCACTGTATCGATGCTGTTGTTGTTCCTGTTGTCGTTTTTGGAATTGCCAAAGATGAAGTAGCATGGAACCACTGGTGCTCCGTCGATCCGCTGGTTCGGAGATAGAAATAATATGACTAAAGCCGACGCCACTATCCGCCATATCCCTAAATTAAGAGGCATTGCCAATTAAATCAATCAAGTAAGAAAGGCGAGAAGAAGGGACTGATACGGAAAATGAAACCAGAGATTGGATTTATAGAAATGGGTCTAGGAAGGGGCGGAAGGGAATATGCAAAGCCTAAAACCATCATTTTCAATCATCATATCTCATAATGATTAGGCGAGAAAGAACTCATAAAATTACTTCAATTAAGAAAACTTACTACAATTAATTTAGTGATTAGaacttattatttagtttattgcAATTTATTGGTGCTTCCTCATGCCATGTGACGAAGTAGGATCATTGAATAATTTCTCATCAtattcataataaaataacaaaataacaaAACACTCTTActggggggaaaaaaagaaaagagagaaagcaAAACATAGGCTTACTTTGCCAATGGAGCATACCTAATATAAATACTAGCATAACAAGAGTAgtaactttcaattttttttttccaattagaTTCGTAAGcatagtacaatgaaataaaatcataataactaataaagaggcACGAGTAATCTCACTAAATATTGAACCTGATAGCTCTTGATTACCAAACGACGGCGTGCATCATTACGCTAGCTACACCACTTTTTAAAtaactttcaattttcaaatattcgATAATACCTAATTAATTTGCACCTGTAGATATAATACCAAATTAATTACCATCATTAGATTtagaataaatttataattttattagataACGACCTACGAGTTTTTCTTGCATCCCATGGCTGAATAAGCCGTGGGTGCTAAAGAAATTTTGTATTAGAAGGGCAAAGTTTCGTATTTGAAGATCAACCTTTCCAGatacatttactgcatctggAGGGAGAGGAACACCGGGCTCTACCGGAATCAAGTCTCGTctccaacaattataataCGAAGGATCTTCTCGgatgtgaaagcaaagttGTCTGTTCTTCCTCGATTCTCATGCAAAATTGTACACTCTATCATTGCGAGGCATATGTTTCACCATTTTGTTACTGCACTTAGTTGATTTGGGAGTAGCTCTTGGGTATTTCTGTTTTTGCTCTGTATAGAGGTAAATGGTACTGGTTTCTGATGTAAATTCATTTTGTTATCAATGAAGTTTCAccatttacccaaaaaaaaagtacgaaAAGTTATTCTTCAAGTGTGAAAAGTTTTCGTATTTGAAAAACAATATTTTGTACAAATATGAAAAGGAATTTATATTGTGCGAAATCATTTAACTAAAGCATTTGAAGAGTAATGTGCTATATGAAAACTTGTCGCACTTGAACAATAACTAAAAATTTACCAACCAGGCCCACATAAATTAGCTGCGCGTATGGTCAAAAGATAACATTTTCTGGTGATTTAATTTGGTCTGCTGCCAAACATCCTCatcctattattattattatttttaagacCATGGAAATTCTGAGCCTAAACTATCATTTGTAGGTGTACCCATGAGCCTAAAATATTCTGTCACATCAATGTcatattagataatatttatttaattttaaaaacagaaaaatctgatttattaaatatttcatgacTAACAACAtctcataaaaatattaaaaatactaGCTCTTATGGACGCGTTATACGCCGTTACTTTGGTACTTTTATCCAATCTCAATTTTGactttttatgaaaatattgttAGATATATGGAAtcatgatttatttttgtggATATTTGGTAGTTGTAACTGATCGGTggatagttttttttaatgagaggAAAGTGGCCGaatagaattttatttttttcataaaataggAGAATAAGCAGGAGTGGGGTATTacaataaaatcaaattacaGAAGAAATAAAAGCGGTCGCAATATGAAACTTTCacttaaataatagtataagataagataagatatgttattttatatggatttcttcataaatttttgaaaaattaaaagttcattatttgttaaaaattattataataactTGAAAAAACctcaaaaaaatgaaatatccATTAAGCAATtcggggttttttttttgtaatgaaAATTTGTCCATTGtaatgaaaatgcttgaaTTATTGACAGGTCGCAACGTTGTCCCAGAAGTTTTTAAAGATTGAGAACATGATACAGAAGTAGATGTTTCTCATTTGCTTTGGTACTGCAAGAGGTGAATATTTGCTCGTCTTCATAATGCGATGCTACTTTAGATGACTGAAGGCTGCCCACCGTTTTTGGCAAATCTGGACAATGAAGTGCTCAAGGCATACACTGCAGATGAGCGTCCACAATTTACAGCTCCAGCGAGGAGCTACTCGCATGACCTCAAATAGTACGTCCACGTCCTTCCTGTTCACTGCATGCTTTGCACAATCAAATGCCtgccttgattttttttttaataatatcacCAGAAACATTGTTCTCGAAAAACAAGACCGATGACATGAATGTTATTTGGTGACAGCTGATTGAGGCATGCTGGAACGAGAAACCAGCGGAACGACCTTCTTACAGGACAATAATAGAGAAGCTGGAACATATACACTACTCTCTTAACCACAAGAGCCGTTGGAAGGTCCTCCtacctctctctttcttccgCTTTCCTCGTTTCATTGGAAGCTAACtcgtttatatatatctatatatatatatatatataattgataacAGAAGTTACTGAATAGGGATATACGCAGATATTTGTGCATTAAGCTGTATCTGTTCAATGGATAAGTTTTCTAGACATGCTAATACCATGGCTCGAGTTCTCATTAGATTTATATTGTAAAACCATAATATAGTAGATTGATGGCTTTCTGCTATTCTGTATCACAGGTTCGACCTTTGAAGTGCTTCAATAATTTCGAGGCCATGTTGAAGAG is a genomic window containing:
- the LOC116204326 gene encoding GDSL esterase/lipase At1g29670-like, yielding MIGCTPHVLARYPRGKSQCVEEFHMPIRIYNAKLKSLVDRLNKDYSDAKFVYVDDFSNMQELLDRPSSYDQGCCSIGKNHGFSTCVPHLTPCKNRDQYVFWDAYHPTEAAYQVLVKKLFGKNARSYTYPVTILQLAELRMRLPFDGSGRRLENSV
- the LOC116204327 gene encoding GDSL esterase/lipase At4g18970-like; this translates as MPLNLGIWRIVASALVILFLSPNQRIDGAPVVPCYFIFGNSKNDNRNNNSIDTVVKANFPPFGIDYPDGPTGRFTNGKSMADLIAGVGILEETAKGLGNLATFKDQVNQHKDSISRLVKILGGNKASVMSRLSRCLYHVHLGNNDFRGNYYLPWQFSSSCKYDPGIVCQSSSRNYGQEDKGAVFISVQHAIAE